A genomic segment from Capra hircus breed San Clemente chromosome 7, ASM170441v1, whole genome shotgun sequence encodes:
- the ARRDC3 gene encoding arrestin domain-containing protein 3 isoform X1 encodes MVLGKVKSLTISFDCLNDSNVPVYSSGDTVSGRVNLEVTGEIRVKSLKIHARGHAKVRWTESRNAGSNTAYTQNYTEEVEYFNHKDILIGHERDDDNSEEGFNTVHSGRHEYAFSFELPQTPLATSFEGRHGSVRYWVKAELHRPWLLPVKLKKEFTVFEHIDINTPSLLSPQAGTKEKTLCCWFCTSGPISLSAKIERKGYTPGESIQIFAEIENCSSRMVVPKAAIYQTQAFYAKGKMKEVKQLVANLRGESLSSGKTETWNGKLLKIPPVSPSILDCSIIRVEYSLMVYVDIPGAMDLFLNLPLVIGTIPLHPFGSRTSSVSSQCSMNMNWLGLSLPERPEAPPSYAEVVTEEQRRNNLAPGSACDDFERALQGPLFAYIQEFRFLPPPLYSEVDPNPDQPADDRPSCPSR; translated from the exons ATGGTGCTTGGAAAGGTAAAGAGTTTGACAATAAGCTTTGACTGTCTTAATGACAGCAATGTCCCTGTGTATTCTAGTGGGGATACAGTCTCAGGAAGGGTGAATTTAGAAGTTACGGGGGAAATCAGAGTAAAATCTCTTAAAATTCATGCAAGAGGACATGCGAAAGTACGCTGGACCGAATCGAGAAACGCCGGCTCCAATACTGCCTATACACAGAATTACACTGAAGAAGTAGAATATTTCAACCATAAAGACATCTTAATTGGACACGAAAgag atgATGATAATTCGGAAGAAGGCTTCAACACTGTTCATTCAGGAAGGCATGAATATGCATTCAGCTTTGAGCTTCCACAGAC ACCACTTGCTACCTCATTCGAAGGCCGACATGGCAGTGTGCGCTATTGGGTGAAAGCCGAATTGCACAGGCCTTGGCTTCTACCAGTAAAATTAAAGAAGGAATTTACAGTCTTTGAGCATATAGATATCAACACTCCTTCATTACTG TCACCCCAAGCAGGCACAAAAGAAAAGACTCTCTGTTGCTGGTTCTGTACCTCAGGCCCCATATCCTTAAGTGCCAAGATCGAAAGGAAGGGCTATACGCCAG gtgAATCAATTCAGATATTTGCTGAGATTGAGAACTGCTCTTCCCGAATGGTGGTGCCAAAGGCAGCCATTTACCAAACACAGGCCTTCTATGccaaaggaaaaatgaaggaaGTCAAACAGCTTGTGGCTAACTTGCGTGGGGAATCCTTATCATCTGGAAAGACAGAGACGTGGAATGGCAAGTTGCTGAAAATTCCACCAGTCTCTCCCTCCATCCTCGACTGTAGTATAATCCGTGTGGAATATTCACTAATG GTATATGTGGATATTCCTGGAGCTATGGATTTATTTCTTAACTTGCCACTTGTCATTGGTACCATTCCCCTACATCCATTTGGAAGCAGAACCTCAAGTGTAAGCAGTCAGTGTAGCATGAATATGAACTGGCTTGGTTTATCCCTACCTGAAAGACCTGAAG CACCACCCAGCTATGCAGAAGTGGTAACAGAGGAACAAAGACGGAACAATCTTGCACCAGGGAGTGCTTGTGATGACTTTGAGAGAGCACTTCAAGGACCACTGTTTGCATATATTCAAGAGTTTCGTTTCTTGCCTCCACCCCTTTATTCAGAG gtTGATCCAAACCCTGATCAGCCAGCTGATGATAGACCATCTTGCCCCTCTCGCTGA
- the ARRDC3 gene encoding arrestin domain-containing protein 3 isoform X2 codes for MVLGKVKSLTISFDCLNDSNVPVYSSGDTVSGRVNLEVTGEIRVKSLKIHARGHAKVRWTESRNAGSNTAYTQNYTEEVEYFNHKDILIGHERDDDNSEEGFNTVHSGRHEYAFSFELPQTPLATSFEGRHGSVRYWVKAELHRPWLLPVKLKKEFTVFEHIDINTPSLLSPQAGTKEKTLCCWFCTSGPISLSAKIERKGYTPGESIQIFAEIENCSSRMVVPKAAIYQTQAFYAKGKMKEVKQLVANLRGESLSSGKTETWNGKLLKIPPVSPSILDCSIIRVEYSLMVYVDIPGAMDLFLNLPLVIGTIPLHPFGSRTSSVSSQCSMNMNWLGLSLPERPEEHAVRIACIFFLQHHPAMQKW; via the exons ATGGTGCTTGGAAAGGTAAAGAGTTTGACAATAAGCTTTGACTGTCTTAATGACAGCAATGTCCCTGTGTATTCTAGTGGGGATACAGTCTCAGGAAGGGTGAATTTAGAAGTTACGGGGGAAATCAGAGTAAAATCTCTTAAAATTCATGCAAGAGGACATGCGAAAGTACGCTGGACCGAATCGAGAAACGCCGGCTCCAATACTGCCTATACACAGAATTACACTGAAGAAGTAGAATATTTCAACCATAAAGACATCTTAATTGGACACGAAAgag atgATGATAATTCGGAAGAAGGCTTCAACACTGTTCATTCAGGAAGGCATGAATATGCATTCAGCTTTGAGCTTCCACAGAC ACCACTTGCTACCTCATTCGAAGGCCGACATGGCAGTGTGCGCTATTGGGTGAAAGCCGAATTGCACAGGCCTTGGCTTCTACCAGTAAAATTAAAGAAGGAATTTACAGTCTTTGAGCATATAGATATCAACACTCCTTCATTACTG TCACCCCAAGCAGGCACAAAAGAAAAGACTCTCTGTTGCTGGTTCTGTACCTCAGGCCCCATATCCTTAAGTGCCAAGATCGAAAGGAAGGGCTATACGCCAG gtgAATCAATTCAGATATTTGCTGAGATTGAGAACTGCTCTTCCCGAATGGTGGTGCCAAAGGCAGCCATTTACCAAACACAGGCCTTCTATGccaaaggaaaaatgaaggaaGTCAAACAGCTTGTGGCTAACTTGCGTGGGGAATCCTTATCATCTGGAAAGACAGAGACGTGGAATGGCAAGTTGCTGAAAATTCCACCAGTCTCTCCCTCCATCCTCGACTGTAGTATAATCCGTGTGGAATATTCACTAATG GTATATGTGGATATTCCTGGAGCTATGGATTTATTTCTTAACTTGCCACTTGTCATTGGTACCATTCCCCTACATCCATTTGGAAGCAGAACCTCAAGTGTAAGCAGTCAGTGTAGCATGAATATGAACTGGCTTGGTTTATCCCTACCTGAAAGACCTGAAG AACATGCTGTTCGAATTGCGTGTATCTTTTTCCTTCAGCACCACCCAGCTATGCAGAAGTGGTAA